From Mycolicibacterium nivoides, a single genomic window includes:
- a CDS encoding SDR family oxidoreductase translates to MAEVLVTGGDTEFGRTIAAGFLDAGHNVVIAGARREDLELAAKQLDVESIVFDNTDPSSLENARALFPHHLDTLVNVPAPLFEAKDPRAFTLTDLATAWRNALEATVVSAVLTVQIVGDHLRSGGSIINVVPASPREGSAEAAVKAALGDWTAGQATYFGTRGITVNVIAPGLSADPGYDGLGSTPPSVADEFARMAVFLSTPAARHITGQTLHVSRGALATLG, encoded by the coding sequence ATGGCGGAGGTGCTGGTCACCGGAGGCGACACCGAATTCGGCCGCACGATCGCGGCCGGTTTCCTCGACGCGGGCCACAACGTGGTCATCGCGGGTGCGCGCCGCGAAGACCTGGAGCTGGCCGCCAAGCAGCTCGACGTCGAGTCGATCGTGTTCGACAACACCGATCCGTCCAGCCTCGAGAACGCCCGCGCGCTGTTCCCCCACCACCTCGACACCCTGGTCAACGTCCCGGCTCCGTTGTTCGAGGCCAAGGACCCCCGCGCCTTCACGCTGACCGATCTGGCCACCGCGTGGCGCAACGCGCTGGAGGCCACCGTCGTCTCAGCGGTGCTGACCGTGCAGATCGTCGGTGACCACCTGCGCTCGGGCGGTTCCATCATCAACGTCGTGCCCGCGAGCCCACGTGAGGGCAGCGCCGAAGCTGCCGTCAAGGCAGCCCTCGGCGATTGGACCGCCGGTCAGGCCACGTACTTCGGCACCCGCGGGATCACCGTCAACGTCATCGCCCCCGGCCTGTCGGCCGACCCCGGCTACGACGGCCTCGGCAGCACGCCGCCGTCGGTCGCCGACGAGTTCGCCCGGATGGCGGTGTTCCTCTCCACACCGGCCGCCCGCCACATCACCGGACAGACGTTGCACGTCAGTCGCGGTGCCCTCGCCACTTTGGGATAA
- a CDS encoding alanine and proline-rich secreted protein Apa, with protein MDESDAMSHRRRGLSKKLALVAMTGATAAAVALPAVAYADPVPAPPAPAPAPAVPGAPAPAPAAPAPAPGAPAAPVDPNAPAPAAPAPAPADPNAPPAPAPAPADPNAPAPAPAAPAPEPGRVDNAAGGFSYVVPGGWKVSDATQLSYGQALLTKIPPEGTPEPPNDTSVLLGRLDLKLFAGAEADNAKAAVRLASDMGEFFMPFPGTRVNQETVPLDANGLTGVASYYEVKFTDTNKPNGQIWAGVVGAPPAPGTPRGQRAPERWFVVWLGSASHPVDKAAAATLANSIRPWTPPAPPAGDPNAAPPPADPNAPPARPGVGVPVPVTNAPPEMQPPA; from the coding sequence ATGGACGAGTCGGATGCGATGTCACATCGGCGCAGAGGTCTGTCGAAGAAGCTGGCGCTGGTTGCCATGACCGGTGCGACTGCCGCGGCTGTCGCGCTGCCTGCGGTGGCGTATGCGGATCCCGTGCCGGCACCCCCGGCGCCGGCTCCCGCCCCAGCCGTGCCCGGTGCGCCCGCGCCTGCCCCGGCCGCACCTGCACCTGCTCCCGGTGCCCCGGCCGCGCCTGTCGATCCCAATGCGCCCGCCCCTGCCGCGCCTGCTCCGGCTCCGGCGGACCCGAACGCGCCTCCCGCTCCCGCTCCCGCACCGGCGGACCCGAACGCTCCGGCCCCTGCTCCCGCCGCTCCCGCTCCGGAGCCAGGCCGGGTGGACAACGCCGCGGGCGGGTTCAGCTACGTCGTGCCTGGTGGTTGGAAGGTGTCCGACGCGACCCAGTTGTCTTACGGACAGGCGTTGTTGACCAAGATTCCGCCGGAGGGCACGCCTGAGCCGCCGAACGACACCAGCGTGCTGCTGGGGCGCCTGGACCTGAAGCTGTTCGCAGGGGCCGAGGCCGACAACGCCAAGGCGGCCGTCCGGCTCGCCTCGGACATGGGTGAGTTCTTCATGCCGTTCCCCGGGACCCGGGTGAACCAGGAGACCGTGCCGCTCGACGCCAACGGGCTCACCGGCGTGGCCTCGTACTACGAGGTGAAGTTCACCGATACCAACAAGCCCAACGGCCAGATCTGGGCCGGCGTGGTCGGGGCGCCGCCTGCGCCGGGAACCCCGCGCGGGCAACGCGCACCGGAACGCTGGTTCGTGGTCTGGCTGGGTTCGGCCAGCCATCCGGTGGACAAAGCTGCCGCCGCGACGCTGGCCAACTCGATCCGGCCGTGGACGCCGCCGGCTCCGCCCGCGGGCGATCCCAATGCGGCACCGCCGCCGGCCGACCCGAACGCCCCGCCTGCCCGTCCGGGTGTCGGGGTGCCGGTGCCGGTCACCAATGCTCCGCCGGAGATGCAGCCGCCGGCCTGA
- a CDS encoding ABC transporter permease produces the protein MTNPPRLPRWIYVPAAAGAIFVVLPLVAMVAKVDWPQFGSLISSASSTAALKLSLETSLASTALCVLFGVPLALVLARTDGPVTRIVRPLILLPLVLPPVVGGIALLYAFGRLGLVGRYLESAGIQIAFTTVAVVLAQTFVSLPFLVISLEGAARTAGADYEVVAATLGASPATVWWRVTLPLLGPGLISGAVLAFARSLGEFGATLTFAGSRQGVTRTLPLEIYLQRESDADAAVALSVLLVVVAAVVVIGLGSRRLRAGGWA, from the coding sequence GTGACGAATCCGCCACGCCTTCCGCGCTGGATCTATGTCCCCGCGGCGGCGGGCGCGATATTCGTCGTGCTGCCCCTGGTGGCGATGGTGGCAAAGGTCGACTGGCCACAGTTCGGTTCGCTGATCTCAAGCGCGTCGTCCACCGCGGCGTTGAAGCTCAGTCTGGAGACCTCGCTGGCCAGCACCGCGTTGTGCGTGCTGTTCGGGGTCCCGCTCGCGCTGGTGCTGGCCCGCACCGACGGGCCCGTCACCCGGATCGTCCGGCCGTTGATCCTGCTGCCGCTGGTGCTGCCGCCGGTGGTCGGCGGCATCGCGCTGCTCTACGCATTCGGTCGGCTCGGGCTGGTCGGCAGATATCTGGAGAGTGCGGGCATACAGATCGCCTTCACCACGGTGGCGGTCGTGCTGGCGCAGACCTTCGTGTCGCTGCCCTTCCTGGTCATCTCACTGGAAGGAGCGGCCCGCACCGCGGGAGCCGATTACGAGGTCGTGGCGGCGACGCTGGGGGCGTCGCCGGCCACGGTGTGGTGGCGGGTGACCCTGCCGCTGTTGGGCCCGGGATTGATCTCGGGAGCGGTGCTGGCCTTCGCGCGGTCCCTCGGCGAATTCGGCGCCACGCTGACCTTCGCGGGTTCACGTCAGGGCGTCACCCGGACCCTTCCGCTGGAGATCTACCTGCAGCGCGAGAGCGACGCCGACGCGGCTGTGGCGTTGTCGGTGCTGTTGGTCGTGGTGGCCGCGGTAGTGGTCATCGGGCTTGGCAGCCGTCGGCTGCGGGCAGGGGGATGGGCTTGA
- a CDS encoding LLM class F420-dependent oxidoreductase — translation MTIRLGLQIPNFSYGTGVAELFPTVIAQAQEAEAAGFDSVFVMDHFYQLPGLGTPDQPMLEAYTALGGLATATQNVQLGTLVTGNTYRNPTLLAKAITTLDVISQGRAILGIGTGWFELEHDQLGYEFGTFTERFDKLGEALQIILPMLEGERPTFSGKYYRTVEAMANPRFREHIPLMIGGSGEKKTIPLATRYFDHLNIIANFDELPRKLDVIRQQCDQIDRDPATLETSMLVIALIGEQFTADAIPPDFQQRAVFGSAEQIAEQLKTKLFDTGVNGVILSPVTMGGYVPGGITAVAEALKPLISG, via the coding sequence GTGACAATCCGACTCGGACTCCAGATCCCCAACTTCTCCTACGGCACCGGCGTCGCGGAACTGTTCCCCACCGTCATCGCCCAGGCGCAGGAAGCCGAAGCGGCCGGCTTCGACTCCGTCTTCGTGATGGACCACTTCTATCAGCTACCCGGTCTCGGCACGCCCGATCAACCGATGCTGGAGGCCTACACCGCCCTCGGTGGGCTCGCGACCGCGACCCAGAACGTCCAGCTCGGCACCCTGGTCACCGGCAACACGTACCGGAACCCGACCCTGCTGGCCAAGGCCATCACCACACTCGACGTGATCAGTCAGGGTCGCGCCATCCTCGGCATCGGCACCGGATGGTTCGAACTCGAACACGATCAGCTCGGCTACGAATTCGGCACCTTCACCGAGCGATTCGACAAACTCGGCGAGGCGCTGCAGATCATCCTGCCGATGCTCGAAGGCGAGCGCCCGACATTCTCGGGCAAGTACTACCGGACAGTCGAGGCGATGGCCAATCCTCGCTTCCGCGAACACATTCCACTGATGATCGGCGGCAGCGGCGAGAAGAAGACCATTCCGCTCGCGACCCGGTACTTCGACCACCTCAACATCATCGCCAACTTCGACGAACTGCCCCGCAAGCTCGACGTCATCCGGCAGCAGTGCGACCAGATCGACCGTGACCCGGCCACGTTGGAGACCAGCATGCTGGTGATCGCCCTGATCGGCGAGCAGTTCACCGCCGACGCCATCCCGCCCGACTTCCAGCAGCGCGCGGTATTCGGTAGCGCCGAGCAGATCGCCGAGCAGCTCAAGACCAAGCTCTTCGACACCGGCGTCAACGGCGTCATCCTCAGCCCGGTGACCATGGGCGGATACGTTCCCGGCGGTATCACCGCGGTGGCTGAAGCCTTGAAACCACTGATATCCGGGTAA
- a CDS encoding sulfate/molybdate ABC transporter ATP-binding protein, translating to MGLTLQVRAVVENRGLDLEFGVAAGEVLAVLGPNGAGKSTTLHSIAGLVGLDAGRIQVGDRVLTDPAAGVQVPTHARRVGLLLQDSLLFPHLSVLANVAFGARSGRGLGHRAAYANAHRWLAEVDATELADRRPRRLSGGQAQRVALARALAAEPEVLLLDEPLAGLDVTVAASMRKVLRRVLASDGRCTVLITHDLLDVLTLADRVVVVDGGRIVESGSAAEVLTTPKSHFAARFAGVNLIGGTAVTDGVLATAWGASWHGTPAAEVRPGVPVVAVFSPASVSVYRDEPHGSPRNTVAVTVAELDSRGPGIRVRADEQPDGAPGLAADITAESAAELRLAPGDTVYFSVKAQEVAVHPAGHRR from the coding sequence ATGGGCTTGACGTTGCAGGTGCGCGCTGTCGTCGAAAACCGCGGTCTGGACCTGGAATTCGGCGTGGCGGCAGGGGAGGTGCTGGCGGTACTGGGCCCCAACGGCGCCGGGAAGTCGACCACACTGCACTCGATCGCAGGGCTGGTCGGCCTGGATGCCGGACGCATTCAGGTTGGGGATCGGGTGCTGACCGACCCGGCCGCCGGTGTGCAGGTGCCGACGCATGCCCGCAGGGTCGGCTTGTTGCTGCAGGACTCCCTGCTGTTTCCGCATCTGAGCGTGCTGGCCAACGTGGCATTCGGTGCGCGCAGTGGCCGTGGGCTGGGGCACCGCGCCGCGTATGCGAACGCCCACCGGTGGTTGGCCGAGGTCGATGCCACGGAGCTGGCCGACCGGCGTCCCCGCCGGCTGTCGGGAGGTCAGGCACAGCGGGTGGCGCTGGCCCGGGCATTGGCCGCCGAGCCCGAGGTGCTGTTGCTCGATGAACCGCTCGCGGGTCTGGACGTGACCGTGGCGGCATCCATGCGCAAAGTGCTGCGGCGAGTGCTGGCCAGTGATGGCAGGTGCACGGTGCTGATCACCCACGACCTGCTCGACGTACTCACGCTGGCTGACCGGGTGGTGGTGGTGGACGGCGGTCGGATCGTCGAAAGTGGTTCTGCTGCTGAGGTGTTGACAACACCCAAGAGCCACTTCGCGGCCCGGTTCGCCGGGGTGAACCTGATCGGCGGCACGGCGGTCACCGACGGGGTGCTGGCCACCGCATGGGGGGCGAGCTGGCACGGCACGCCGGCGGCCGAGGTGCGGCCCGGGGTGCCGGTGGTGGCGGTGTTCTCTCCGGCGTCGGTGTCGGTGTATCGCGACGAACCGCACGGCAGTCCGCGCAACACGGTCGCGGTGACGGTGGCCGAGCTCGACAGCAGGGGGCCCGGCATCCGGGTGCGCGCCGATGAGCAACCCGATGGCGCGCCCGGCCTGGCCGCCGACATCACCGCGGAGTCGGCCGCCGAGCTGCGGCTGGCCCCGGGAGACACGGTGTATTTCTCGGTGAAGGCGCAGGAGGTTGCCGTCCACCCCGCAGGGCACCGGCGGTGA